A window of the Helianthus annuus cultivar XRQ/B chromosome 4, HanXRQr2.0-SUNRISE, whole genome shotgun sequence genome harbors these coding sequences:
- the LOC110935549 gene encoding ABC transporter C family member 8 isoform X1 — translation MDSVMILLGRITMVSEIDYELTTRCLIDIFNLVFVFLFYMLLLLCYVRKNNTNRSTKNDWITVSVASCCFLTSVSYLIAGLWDATAKTPKLNWWAFVVRPLVWATLAVSLLIERFTPVKILATVWWAFGFLSISFVNIENLSKSLTILNLVSIEWAASFLLFFCALRNLKKFIALYAESQTLSEPLLVNETPDANTSQPEEPSFLSKLTFSWVNPLLAVGYRKPLVLEDIPCLAPIDEAAVAHEKFTKAWDSLQTEKILDKANLVPKALSKVFFKEMVLSGLCLLVRNIMVVVSPLLLYAFVDYANLEVKDLHHGLLLVGCLIIVKVVESLTNRQFYFMARRTGMRMRSALMVKVYEKQLKLSNLGKTRHSTGEVVNYIAIDAYRMGDFPMWFHFGWACFIQLFLSMAILFSVVGLGVLPGLVPLIVCALLNLPFAKAMQKSQLNFMVAQDKRLRSTSEILNNMKVIKLQSWEEKFKKIVESFRETEVHWLRQTQFNRAYGTVLYWMSPTLVSSVVFFGCFLLKSAPLDAATIFTILAALRTMSEPVRLLPDALSAMIQVKVSFDRINSFLVDDELKDTRMERNHEPENSHACIKIQDGDFSWDPESPVPTLRNINLEVTCGQKVAVCGSVGAGKSSVLYSILGEISKTSGTVGVFGSIAYVSQTSWIQSGTIQDNILYGKPMDRTRYEKAIKACALDKDIEAFTHGDLTEIGQRGLNMSGGQKQRIQLARAVYNDADIYLLDDPFSAVDAHTAATLFNDCVMNCLEGKTVILVTHQVEFLSSVDNILVMQDGRIKQSGNYEKILTAGTAFEELVNAHKEAITGLNSSPSENKTINMHQNFEEVNNNNYLKKHISEGQLIKGPPGVQLTEEEEKEIGNVGLKPFLDYVVISEGSWFLSLCVFSQTGFVALQAAASYWLAYGIQIPKVTTIMLICIYTLLSTMSTFFVFLRSFFAALLGLKASKSFFNKLTDSIFTAPMVFFDSTPVGRILTRASSDLSVIDFDIPFSFAYVIGSGIELLAMICIMASVTWQVLIVFIFSIVATKYAQGYYQPNARELMRINGTTKAPVMSYASETSLGVATIRAFRMQDRFFKEYLKLVNRDASTFLYSNATLEWLILRIETFSNLTLFTATFLLVLIPNGFVPSGLVGLSLSYALTLTGTQVFMTRWYCSLVNYIVSVERVKQFMHIPPEPPAVVVNNRPPSSWPSKGRIHFENLKLRYRPNAPLVLKGITCIFKEGTRVGIVGRTGSGKTTLITALFRLVEPDSGRILIDGLDICSIGLKDLRMNLSVIPQEPTLFRGSVRTNLDPLGLHSDGEIWEALDKCQLKTTISSLPNLLDSSVSDEGENWSAGQRQLFCLGRVLLRRNKILVLDEATASIDSATDVILQRIIREEFSSCTVITVAHRVPTVIDSDKVMVLSFGKMMEYDEPSKLMETDSFFSKLVAEYWSSCTRNSSQTFDDFS, via the exons ATGGATTCAGTGATGATTTTACTTG GGAGGATCACTATGGTTTCTGAGATTGATTATGAATTGACAACAAGATGTCTTATAGACATTTTCAACTTGGTGTTTGTCTTTCTCTTCTACATGCTGCTTCTTTTATGTTATGTTAGGAAAAACAACACCAACAGATCAACAAAAAATGATTGGATAACTGTATCAGTTGCGTCGTGTTGTTTTCTCACTTCGGTTTCATATCTCATTGCTGGTCTATGGGATGCGACTGCTAAAACCCCTAAACTGAATTGGTGGGCGTTCGTTGTTAGGCCACTAGTTTGGGCAACTTTGGCAGTTTCATTACTCATAGAAAGATTTACGCCAGTCAAGATTCTAGCTACCGTTTGGTGGGCTTTCGGTTTCTTGTCAATTTCTTTTGTCAACATCGAGAATTTGTCGAAATCATTGACCATCTTGAACTTGGTTTCGATAGAATGGGCTGCTAGCTTCTTACTTTTCTTTTGTGCTTTAAGAAACTTGAAAAAATTCATCGCTCTGTACGCAGAAAGCCAGACGTTATCCGAGCCCTTATTGGTTAATGAAACACCGGATGCAAATACAAGCCAACCAGAAGAACCAAGTTTTCTAAGCAAATTGACGTTTTCTTGGGTGAACCCGTTGCTTGCGGTAGGTTATAGAAAGCCATTAGTTCTAGAAGACATTCCATGTTTAGCACCCATAGACGAAGCAGCCGTTGCCCACGAGAAGTTCACGAAAGCATGGGATTCACTTCAAACCGAAAAAATTCTAGACAAGGCTAACCTGGTTCCAAAAGCATTATCCAAAGTGTTTTTCAAAGAGATGGTTTTATCCGGATTATGCCTCCTTGTTAGGAACATAATGGTGGTTGTTAGCCCGTTACTACTCTACGCTTTCGTCGACTACGCCAACCTTGAAGTTAAAGATTTACATCATGGATTATTGTTAGTAGGGTGTTTGATTATAGTCAAGGTAGTGGAGTCGTTGACTAACCGACAGTTTTACTTTATGGCAAGAAGAACTGGTATGCGAATGAGGTCCGCTTTAATGGTGAAAGTATACGAGAAGCAACTTAAGCTTTCTAATTTAGGAAAGACACGACATTCTACCGGGGAAGTAGTGAATTACATAGCGATCGACGCTTACCGAATGGGTGATTTTCCCATGTGGTTTCATTTCGGGTGGGCTTGCTTTATTCAACTATTTCTATCAATGGCTATCTTGTTTTCTGTCGTCGGATTAGGTGTTCTCCCGGGTTTAGTCCCTCTAATAGTTTGCGCGCTTCTTAATTTGCCATTCGCAAAAGCTATGCAAAAAAGTCAGTTAAATTTCATGGTGGCTCAGGACAAAAGACTAAGATCCACTTCTGAGATTTTAAACAACATGAAGGTCATCAAGTTACAATCTTGGGAAGAAAAGTTCAAGAAAATTGTCGAATCGTTTAGAGAGACCGAAGTCCATTGGCTACGTCAAACTCAGTTCAACCGGGCATATGGCACGGTTTTGTATTGGATGTCACCAACACTCGTTTCTTCGGTTGTCTTTTTCGGATGCTTCTTATTGAAAAGTGCTCCTTTAGATGCTGCCACTATTTTCACAATTTTAGCAGCATTAAGAACTATGTCCGAACCCGTAAGGTTGTTACCAGATGCGCTTTCTGCAATGATCCAAGTCAAAGTATCCTTTGACCGGATCAATTCTTTCTTGGTTGACGACGAACTTAAAGATACAAGGATGGAGAGAAACCACGAACCGGAAAACTCACATGCTTGTATCAAAATACAGGATGGGGATTTCAGTTGGGATCCGGAATCACCCGTTCCAACTCTTCGAAACATAAATCTTGAAGTAACATGTGGGCAGAAAGTTGCGGTTTGCGGGTCTGTTGGTGCTGGAAAATCATCAGTGCTGTATTCTATTCTTGGAGAGATATCCAAAACTTCTGGAACA GTGGGTGTGTTTGGATCAATTGCTTATGTTAGCCAAACATCTTGGATTCAAAGTGGGACAATTCAAGATAACATATTGTATGGGAAGCCAATGGACAGAACTAGATATGAAAAGGCTATTAAGGCGTGTGCTTTAGATAAAGATATTGAAGCTTTTACTCATGGAGATTTAACAGAAATCGGTCAAAGAGGGCTTAACATGAGTGGGGGCCAAAAGCAAAGGATTCAACTTGCACGTGCAGTATACAATGATGCCGATATATATCTTCTTGATGACCCTTTTAGTGCCGTAGATGCACATACAGCCGCGACTCTCTTTAAT GATTGTGTTATGAACTGTCTTGAGGGCAAAACAGTAATTCTTGTCACTCATCAAGTGGAGTTTCTCTCGTCGGTTGACAATATACTG GTTATGCAAGATGGACGAATCAAACAATCAGGAAACTACGAAAAAATCTTGACGGCAGGGACGGCATTCGAAGAGCTTGTGAATGCTCATAAAGAGGCAATCACAGGTTTAAACTCTTCACCTTCTGAAAACAAAACAATAAACATGCATCAAAATTTTGAAGAAGTTAACAATAATAACTACCTCAAAAAACACATAAGTGAGGGGCAGTTAATAAAGGGCCCACCAGGAGTGCAGttgactgaagaagaagaaaaggagatAGGGAATGTTGGATTGAAACCTTTCTTAGACTATGTTGTCATCTCAGAAGGATCATGGTTTTTGTCTCTATGTGTTTTTAGTCAAACCGGTTTTGTTGCTCTTCAAGCGGCAGCGAGTTATTGGCTAGCATATGGTATTCAGATCCCTAAAGTCACCACCATCATGTTGATATGTATTTATACTTTGCTTTCAACAATGAGcacattttttgtttttttacgaTCATTTTTCGCTGCACTTTTGGGATTAAAAGCCTCCAAATCGTTCTTCAATAAGCTCACCGATTCAATTTTCACTGCTCCGATGGTCTTCTTTGACTCTACTCCGGTTGGGCGAATTCTAACCAGG GCCTCCTCGGATCTTAGTGTAATTGACTTTGACATACCGTTTTCTTTCGCCTATGTGATTGGTTCTGGCATCGAATTACTTGCTATGATTTGCATTATGGCCTCAGTGACATGGCAAGTTCTCATTGTATTCATCTTCAGTATTGTGGCCACAAAATATGCTCAG GGATATTATCAACCAAATGCAAGGGAACTAATGAGAATCAACGGGACAACAAAAGCACCCGTGATGAGTTATGCATCCGAAACTTCACTTGGAGTAGCAACAATACGAGCATTTAGAATGCAAGATAGATTTTTCAAAGAATACCTTAAGTTGGTGAATAGAGATGCAAGTACTTTCCTTTACTCAAATGCAACATTGGAATGGTTGATTTTGAGAATCGAAACATTTTCGAATCTCACCTTGTTCACAGCTACTTTTCTTCTGGTCTTGATTCCAAATGGCTTTGTGCCTTCAG GATTGGTTGGCCTCTCTCTTTCATATGCGTTGACTTTGACGGGTACCCAAGTGTTTATGACTAGATGGTATTGCAGTTTAGTCAATTACATCGTTTCAGTAGAACGGGTCAAACAATTCATGCACATACCGCCTGAGCCACCGGCAGTTGTGGTGAATAATAGACCACCATCATCTTGGCCTTCAAAGGGAAGGATTCATTTTGAGAATCTAAAG TTAAGATATCGTCCAAACGCTCCACTAGTTCTTAAAGGGATCACTTGTATATTCAAAGAAGGGACTAGAGTGGGCATTGTCGGAAGAACAGGAAGTGGGAAAACGACACTAATAACAGCCTTATTTCGTTTGGTAGAACCCGATAGTGGAAGAATTCTTATAGATGGGTTAGACATTTGCTCTATCGGACTAAAAGATCTCAGAATGAATTTAAGTGTCATCCCACAAGAACCCACCCTTTTTCGGGGTAGTGTTCGGACAAACTTGGACCCACTTGGACTTCATTCTGATGGCGAGATATGGGAG GCATTAGACAAGTGTCAGCTCAAAACTACCATTAGCAGTCTTCCTAATTTGCTAGATTCTTCAG TGAGTGATGAAGGGGAGAACTGGAGTGCTGGACAAAGACAGTTATTCTGTCTAGGAAGAGTATTACTTAGGAGAAACAAAATCCTAGTACTCGATGAAGCCACCGCATCCATTGATTCAGCAACGGATGTTATTCTACAAAGAATCATAAGGGAAGAGTTCTCGAGTTGCACTGTCATAACTGTTGCCCACAGAGTTCCAACCGTTATAGATAGTGACAAGGTCATGGTTCTGTCTTTTG GGAAAATGATGGAGTATGATGAGCCTTCAAAGCTTATGGAGACTGATTCATTCTTCTCCAAGCTTGTCGCTGAATACTGGTCCAGTTGTACAAGGAACTCTTCTCAAACATTTGATGACTTTAGTTAA
- the LOC110935549 gene encoding ABC transporter C family member 8 isoform X2, producing the protein MDSVMILLESQTLSEPLLVNETPDANTSQPEEPSFLSKLTFSWVNPLLAVGYRKPLVLEDIPCLAPIDEAAVAHEKFTKAWDSLQTEKILDKANLVPKALSKVFFKEMVLSGLCLLVRNIMVVVSPLLLYAFVDYANLEVKDLHHGLLLVGCLIIVKVVESLTNRQFYFMARRTGMRMRSALMVKVYEKQLKLSNLGKTRHSTGEVVNYIAIDAYRMGDFPMWFHFGWACFIQLFLSMAILFSVVGLGVLPGLVPLIVCALLNLPFAKAMQKSQLNFMVAQDKRLRSTSEILNNMKVIKLQSWEEKFKKIVESFRETEVHWLRQTQFNRAYGTVLYWMSPTLVSSVVFFGCFLLKSAPLDAATIFTILAALRTMSEPVRLLPDALSAMIQVKVSFDRINSFLVDDELKDTRMERNHEPENSHACIKIQDGDFSWDPESPVPTLRNINLEVTCGQKVAVCGSVGAGKSSVLYSILGEISKTSGTVGVFGSIAYVSQTSWIQSGTIQDNILYGKPMDRTRYEKAIKACALDKDIEAFTHGDLTEIGQRGLNMSGGQKQRIQLARAVYNDADIYLLDDPFSAVDAHTAATLFNDCVMNCLEGKTVILVTHQVEFLSSVDNILVMQDGRIKQSGNYEKILTAGTAFEELVNAHKEAITGLNSSPSENKTINMHQNFEEVNNNNYLKKHISEGQLIKGPPGVQLTEEEEKEIGNVGLKPFLDYVVISEGSWFLSLCVFSQTGFVALQAAASYWLAYGIQIPKVTTIMLICIYTLLSTMSTFFVFLRSFFAALLGLKASKSFFNKLTDSIFTAPMVFFDSTPVGRILTRASSDLSVIDFDIPFSFAYVIGSGIELLAMICIMASVTWQVLIVFIFSIVATKYAQGYYQPNARELMRINGTTKAPVMSYASETSLGVATIRAFRMQDRFFKEYLKLVNRDASTFLYSNATLEWLILRIETFSNLTLFTATFLLVLIPNGFVPSGLVGLSLSYALTLTGTQVFMTRWYCSLVNYIVSVERVKQFMHIPPEPPAVVVNNRPPSSWPSKGRIHFENLKLRYRPNAPLVLKGITCIFKEGTRVGIVGRTGSGKTTLITALFRLVEPDSGRILIDGLDICSIGLKDLRMNLSVIPQEPTLFRGSVRTNLDPLGLHSDGEIWEALDKCQLKTTISSLPNLLDSSVSDEGENWSAGQRQLFCLGRVLLRRNKILVLDEATASIDSATDVILQRIIREEFSSCTVITVAHRVPTVIDSDKVMVLSFGKMMEYDEPSKLMETDSFFSKLVAEYWSSCTRNSSQTFDDFS; encoded by the exons ATGGATTCAGTGATGATTTTACTTG AAAGCCAGACGTTATCCGAGCCCTTATTGGTTAATGAAACACCGGATGCAAATACAAGCCAACCAGAAGAACCAAGTTTTCTAAGCAAATTGACGTTTTCTTGGGTGAACCCGTTGCTTGCGGTAGGTTATAGAAAGCCATTAGTTCTAGAAGACATTCCATGTTTAGCACCCATAGACGAAGCAGCCGTTGCCCACGAGAAGTTCACGAAAGCATGGGATTCACTTCAAACCGAAAAAATTCTAGACAAGGCTAACCTGGTTCCAAAAGCATTATCCAAAGTGTTTTTCAAAGAGATGGTTTTATCCGGATTATGCCTCCTTGTTAGGAACATAATGGTGGTTGTTAGCCCGTTACTACTCTACGCTTTCGTCGACTACGCCAACCTTGAAGTTAAAGATTTACATCATGGATTATTGTTAGTAGGGTGTTTGATTATAGTCAAGGTAGTGGAGTCGTTGACTAACCGACAGTTTTACTTTATGGCAAGAAGAACTGGTATGCGAATGAGGTCCGCTTTAATGGTGAAAGTATACGAGAAGCAACTTAAGCTTTCTAATTTAGGAAAGACACGACATTCTACCGGGGAAGTAGTGAATTACATAGCGATCGACGCTTACCGAATGGGTGATTTTCCCATGTGGTTTCATTTCGGGTGGGCTTGCTTTATTCAACTATTTCTATCAATGGCTATCTTGTTTTCTGTCGTCGGATTAGGTGTTCTCCCGGGTTTAGTCCCTCTAATAGTTTGCGCGCTTCTTAATTTGCCATTCGCAAAAGCTATGCAAAAAAGTCAGTTAAATTTCATGGTGGCTCAGGACAAAAGACTAAGATCCACTTCTGAGATTTTAAACAACATGAAGGTCATCAAGTTACAATCTTGGGAAGAAAAGTTCAAGAAAATTGTCGAATCGTTTAGAGAGACCGAAGTCCATTGGCTACGTCAAACTCAGTTCAACCGGGCATATGGCACGGTTTTGTATTGGATGTCACCAACACTCGTTTCTTCGGTTGTCTTTTTCGGATGCTTCTTATTGAAAAGTGCTCCTTTAGATGCTGCCACTATTTTCACAATTTTAGCAGCATTAAGAACTATGTCCGAACCCGTAAGGTTGTTACCAGATGCGCTTTCTGCAATGATCCAAGTCAAAGTATCCTTTGACCGGATCAATTCTTTCTTGGTTGACGACGAACTTAAAGATACAAGGATGGAGAGAAACCACGAACCGGAAAACTCACATGCTTGTATCAAAATACAGGATGGGGATTTCAGTTGGGATCCGGAATCACCCGTTCCAACTCTTCGAAACATAAATCTTGAAGTAACATGTGGGCAGAAAGTTGCGGTTTGCGGGTCTGTTGGTGCTGGAAAATCATCAGTGCTGTATTCTATTCTTGGAGAGATATCCAAAACTTCTGGAACA GTGGGTGTGTTTGGATCAATTGCTTATGTTAGCCAAACATCTTGGATTCAAAGTGGGACAATTCAAGATAACATATTGTATGGGAAGCCAATGGACAGAACTAGATATGAAAAGGCTATTAAGGCGTGTGCTTTAGATAAAGATATTGAAGCTTTTACTCATGGAGATTTAACAGAAATCGGTCAAAGAGGGCTTAACATGAGTGGGGGCCAAAAGCAAAGGATTCAACTTGCACGTGCAGTATACAATGATGCCGATATATATCTTCTTGATGACCCTTTTAGTGCCGTAGATGCACATACAGCCGCGACTCTCTTTAAT GATTGTGTTATGAACTGTCTTGAGGGCAAAACAGTAATTCTTGTCACTCATCAAGTGGAGTTTCTCTCGTCGGTTGACAATATACTG GTTATGCAAGATGGACGAATCAAACAATCAGGAAACTACGAAAAAATCTTGACGGCAGGGACGGCATTCGAAGAGCTTGTGAATGCTCATAAAGAGGCAATCACAGGTTTAAACTCTTCACCTTCTGAAAACAAAACAATAAACATGCATCAAAATTTTGAAGAAGTTAACAATAATAACTACCTCAAAAAACACATAAGTGAGGGGCAGTTAATAAAGGGCCCACCAGGAGTGCAGttgactgaagaagaagaaaaggagatAGGGAATGTTGGATTGAAACCTTTCTTAGACTATGTTGTCATCTCAGAAGGATCATGGTTTTTGTCTCTATGTGTTTTTAGTCAAACCGGTTTTGTTGCTCTTCAAGCGGCAGCGAGTTATTGGCTAGCATATGGTATTCAGATCCCTAAAGTCACCACCATCATGTTGATATGTATTTATACTTTGCTTTCAACAATGAGcacattttttgtttttttacgaTCATTTTTCGCTGCACTTTTGGGATTAAAAGCCTCCAAATCGTTCTTCAATAAGCTCACCGATTCAATTTTCACTGCTCCGATGGTCTTCTTTGACTCTACTCCGGTTGGGCGAATTCTAACCAGG GCCTCCTCGGATCTTAGTGTAATTGACTTTGACATACCGTTTTCTTTCGCCTATGTGATTGGTTCTGGCATCGAATTACTTGCTATGATTTGCATTATGGCCTCAGTGACATGGCAAGTTCTCATTGTATTCATCTTCAGTATTGTGGCCACAAAATATGCTCAG GGATATTATCAACCAAATGCAAGGGAACTAATGAGAATCAACGGGACAACAAAAGCACCCGTGATGAGTTATGCATCCGAAACTTCACTTGGAGTAGCAACAATACGAGCATTTAGAATGCAAGATAGATTTTTCAAAGAATACCTTAAGTTGGTGAATAGAGATGCAAGTACTTTCCTTTACTCAAATGCAACATTGGAATGGTTGATTTTGAGAATCGAAACATTTTCGAATCTCACCTTGTTCACAGCTACTTTTCTTCTGGTCTTGATTCCAAATGGCTTTGTGCCTTCAG GATTGGTTGGCCTCTCTCTTTCATATGCGTTGACTTTGACGGGTACCCAAGTGTTTATGACTAGATGGTATTGCAGTTTAGTCAATTACATCGTTTCAGTAGAACGGGTCAAACAATTCATGCACATACCGCCTGAGCCACCGGCAGTTGTGGTGAATAATAGACCACCATCATCTTGGCCTTCAAAGGGAAGGATTCATTTTGAGAATCTAAAG TTAAGATATCGTCCAAACGCTCCACTAGTTCTTAAAGGGATCACTTGTATATTCAAAGAAGGGACTAGAGTGGGCATTGTCGGAAGAACAGGAAGTGGGAAAACGACACTAATAACAGCCTTATTTCGTTTGGTAGAACCCGATAGTGGAAGAATTCTTATAGATGGGTTAGACATTTGCTCTATCGGACTAAAAGATCTCAGAATGAATTTAAGTGTCATCCCACAAGAACCCACCCTTTTTCGGGGTAGTGTTCGGACAAACTTGGACCCACTTGGACTTCATTCTGATGGCGAGATATGGGAG GCATTAGACAAGTGTCAGCTCAAAACTACCATTAGCAGTCTTCCTAATTTGCTAGATTCTTCAG TGAGTGATGAAGGGGAGAACTGGAGTGCTGGACAAAGACAGTTATTCTGTCTAGGAAGAGTATTACTTAGGAGAAACAAAATCCTAGTACTCGATGAAGCCACCGCATCCATTGATTCAGCAACGGATGTTATTCTACAAAGAATCATAAGGGAAGAGTTCTCGAGTTGCACTGTCATAACTGTTGCCCACAGAGTTCCAACCGTTATAGATAGTGACAAGGTCATGGTTCTGTCTTTTG GGAAAATGATGGAGTATGATGAGCCTTCAAAGCTTATGGAGACTGATTCATTCTTCTCCAAGCTTGTCGCTGAATACTGGTCCAGTTGTACAAGGAACTCTTCTCAAACATTTGATGACTTTAGTTAA
- the LOC110932749 gene encoding uncharacterized protein LOC110932749, whose amino-acid sequence MMLRGAYNFPPNPTSPVQPQPIPMQPFQQPEPDDDVEVVPETQLAKGKGKRNKGKQVVGDQSSKPKSTKWTPIEEEALAKAFIATSNNKTKGNNQTGDGFWSKVLAKFLELMDQGPYRDIDSVSSKWRKLNSAVNRFCEEYNKIYTSGRRSGMSDDDVFKQALDKYKSNNGNTNFAHIRAWEIMKKEPKWSPIPNEVEMTKRQKTSETGSFSICQSNSTVPTTHLPRPTTH is encoded by the exons ATGATGTTGCGGGGTGCTTATAATTTCCCACCGAACCCGACATCACCCGTTCAACCCCAACCGATCCCGATGCAACCCTTTCAACAACCCGAACCCGACGACGATGTGGAGGTTGTTCCCGAAACCCAACTGGCTAAAGGAAAAGGAAAACGAAACAAAGGCAAGCAAGTGGTTGGTGATCAATCGTCCAAACCGAAGTCGACTAAGTGGACGCCAATCGAAGAAGAAGCCTTAGCCAAGGCTTTCATAGCCACGTCTAACAACAAGACAAAAG GTAATAACCAAACAGGTGACGGGTTTTGGTCCAAGGTTTTGGCGAAGTTCCTCGAACTTATGGACCAAGGCCCGTATCGTGATATCGACTCGGTGTCGTCAAAGTGGCGGAAATTGAACTCGGCCGTCAATAGGTTTTGCGaggaatataataaaatatatacaagTGGGCGTCGTAGCGGCATGAGCGACGACGATGTTTTCAAACAAGCTTTGGACAAGTATAAGTCGAACAATGGTAATACCAACTTTGCTCACATTCGCGCGTGGGAAATTATGAAAAAGGAACCGAAATGGTCGCCGATTCCTAACGAGGTGGAGATGacgaaacgccaaaaaacatcgGAAACGGGTAGTTTTAGCATCTGCCAGTCCAACTCCACAGTCCCCACAACCCACCTCCCTCGGCCCACTACCCACTGA